The Halichoerus grypus chromosome 9, mHalGry1.hap1.1, whole genome shotgun sequence genome has a window encoding:
- the SMPD2 gene encoding sphingomyelin phosphodiesterase 2, protein MKPNFSLRLRIFNLNCWGIPYLSKRRADRMKRLGDFLNMESFDLALLEEVWSEQDFQYLRQKLLPTYPAAHYFSSGVIGSGLCVFSKHPIQEFTQHVYTLNGYPYMIHHGDWFCGKAVGLLVLHLNGLVLNAYVTHLHAEYNRQKDIYLTHRVAQAWELAQFIHHTSKKADVVLLCGDLNLHPKDLGCRLLKEWTGLHDAYLETRDFKGSEEGCTMLPENCYVNQRELELFPFGIRIDYVLYKAVSGFYISCKTLRTTTGHDPHSGTPLSDHEALMATLCVRHSPPQHTPSPTHGPAERSRLVSILKEAWIELDLGVAQARWWATFAGYVIGLGLLLLALLCALAAGGGVREVAILLWTPSVGLLLGAGAVYVFHTQEAKGLSGARAELQHVLGRAREAQDLGTESPPALLLGQQEGDGTEEQ, encoded by the exons ATGAAGCCCAACTTCTCTCTGCGACTGAGGATCTTTAACCTCAACTGCTG GGGCATTCCCTACCTGAGCAAGCGCCGGGCCGACCGCATGAAGCGCCTGGGAGACTTTCTGAACATGGAGAGCTTCGACCTAGctctcctggaggag GTGTGGAGTGAGCAGGACTTCCAGTACCTGAGACAGAAGCTGTTGCCCACCTACCCAGCTGCACACTATTTCAGTAG TGGTGTCATCGGCAGTGGTCTCTGCGTCTTCTCCAAACATCCTATCCAGGAATTCACCCAGCACGTCTACACCCTCAATGGCTACCCCTACATG ATCCATCATGGAGACTGGTTCTGTGGGAAGGCCGTGGGGCTGCTGGTGCTCCATCTAAATGGACTGGTGCTCAATGCCTATGTGACCCAC CTCCATGCCGAGTACAATCGACAGAAGGACATCTACCTAACACATCGTGTGGCCCAAGCTTGGGAACTGGCCCAGTTCATCCA CCACACATCCAAGAAGGCCGATGTGGTTCTGTTGTGTGGCGACCTCAACTTGCACCCGAAGGACCTGGGCTGCCGCCTGCTGAAGGAGTGGACAGGGCTGCATGATGCCTACCTCGAGACCCGGGATTTCAAG GGCTCTGAAGAAGGCTGTACCATGCTGCCTGAGAACTGCTACGTCAACCAGCGGGAGCTAGAGCTATTTCCGTTTGGCATCCGCATTGACTACGTGCTATATAAG GCGGTTTCTGGCTTTTACATCTCCTGTAAGACTCTTAGAACCACTACAGGCCACGACCCTCACAGTGGCACCCCCCTCTCTGATCATGAGGCCCTGATGGCTACTCTGTGTGTGAGACACAGCCCCCCCCAGCACACCCCCAGCCCTACTCATG GACCAGCAGAAAGGTCACGGCTGGTCAGTATATTAAAGGAGGCCTGGATAGAGCTGGACCTGGGCGTGGCTCAAGCTCGCTGGTGGGCCACTTTCGCCGGCTACGTGATTGGTCTAGGGCTGCTGCTCCTGGCCTTGCTGTGCGCCTTGGCAgctggaggaggggtgagggaggttGCCATACTACTCTGGACTCCCAGTGTGGGActgctgctgggggcgggggcggtctATGTCTTCCACACGCAGGAGGCCAAGGGCTTGTCTGGGGCTCGGGCTGAGCTCCAGCATGTGCTGGGAAGGGCAAGGGAGGCCCAGGATCTGGGCACAGAGTCTCCGCCAGCCCTGCTCctggggcagcaggagggggaTGGAACTGAGGAACAATAA